The window TGCCTTCCCTGCAGGAGCACATACTACAGTGCTAAGTATACCATAGGTTCTCAAATCTTTTCATTTGCTGAGCCAAGCTCAATCCATTCCATGGAAGTTATTGTCTCTAAAGCTAGGAACAGTCCCATACTAGAGGGTCTGAATGGAGATTTGATGCTCAGTTGGTGAGGACGTTGAAAAGATGAATGACGCATCAGTCAATGCCTTTTGAAATGACCCCTGCTGTCCCTTCCAAGTCTGTAATTCTATATttctttgacaattttttttcaaattatacagCCGAAATTTATTACAtttgaagaaatagaaattgaCACACCAGGAAAAACAGTGAGCATTTCCTGTGCTAGAAAAACAACATTCTTCCTGCCCAGTAAGTGTCTTCTTTGACAATTTAATCAGTTTACATTGAATTAAATTTCCTTCAACTCAAATTTTAGGTTTAGATACACTTGAGTCGATATTTGCAAACCCTCTTGTATCCTGCTCTGCCTCGGTTCCCAGTTCCCCCCATGCTCAATTCCCAATCATCCTTTTGGGCCTAACTGGGGGGAAGTACCAGCCTACCAGATTCTCTGGACCTGTGCCCTTGACTTGCTATTAGTCAGTTTTCAGTTcacttttctgtttccttcactTCCCCTAAAGTCATTTCCTTCTATTATtcaaccaataaatatttattgagtaccactGTGTATCCTGCTATGTTTGGAGCTACATGGAACATAGACCTTGCAAACATCTTTGTTCCTGCCTTCCAAGGTGCCTGTATTTTGACTGGAGAGGCAAAACAGTCACATATTAATTAATTAGTAAGTAAAATGAGCTTAGAACAGTTCATAACCAAGGGCTAAGTAGCATGTTCAAGGTGAAATCTTCTGTAGGATTTCAGAAGGAAGAAATATTGCTTTTAGTTAGAATGGTCTGGAGAAGAGAAAGTTTAAATTGGACATTGAAGTATGGGGGGGAATAGGAGGGAGATAAATTTTGATTGGGGAAGAAAAAAGGCCATCATGAGCTTGAAGAACAAAACAAGGATTTGAGCGGAGCAATACATGCAAAGCCCTGGCTGCACAGAGCACAGACAGTCCGAGCCTGAGGGGTTTAGCACAGTTTAAGAGGCAGCTATCACCATGTTTCCGAAAGCTGTCATCCTCAGCACCGCCAGTCCTTGGGGCCGTAGTTCAGCCACATTAACACTGAGGGCTATTTATGACTGAGGGAGAAAGCGTTTTGTAGTCATCAGCTCCCAGGGGCTCATTCCAGATACTTCCCACACTCAGCACCATCCTAGGAATGAAGCATGTGCAGGCAGCGGTGAGCACTCTTTGCAGGAAGGTGAGCAACCAGCCAGctggaagagaagatggggtgGGATAAGAGAGAAAGGTAGATGTAGGTGGAAGGTTGAGGCGGCAGACTGTAAGAAAGGTGGGAAAGAGGTGGCGTGCCTGAGATATGATATTTTAGGAAGCAAAGACGTGTTCATACTCCTTGCAACTTGCCCTCTGCGACGCTGCGCCGTTTCAGCACCCTCGTGGATGGACAGCAGCGCTTCCTCCAGGCTTTCTCTTCCCATTCGCCACTCCGTCTAGATGTGGCATCTTGTTCCAATTTTACCTTACggtcaactttttctttttcattccaatCACCATGTACTAATCACAGCCATGCATCAGTCTTCAGGGGACTGCTTAATGCATTTCTGCATTGCCTGCATTCAGCACCCCAAGGAAAATCCAAACTGCTAGGATGGAATCAAATAGGTTACTCTCTTTGCCTTTGTTTCCAGAAAGACAAAAGCTTGTTTGGCGATTAGTAACCCTAAATTGCACGGCATAGTCAATATAAGCTATCATTAACTGGAAACTTATTCTGTACGAAGCACTATGATCATCTCCATCTAGTATATGCTATATCTCATTTGGATCTCTCAGCATTCCTTGTGAGGTAGACATTTTCAACCCACTTTACAGGTAAAGAACCTACTAGTCATACCATTATGTAATTGCTCCTAGGCCACACCACTAATAAATATCAAAACCAGGATTTAAACCTGGTTTAAGTGATTTCCCAGGCCATGTTAGTGTGGACCCCAAGATTTTAGATGAAACACAAGTcaacaaatgtattttaatgttatatttttaaatctgcatTAAAAATACAACTGCTTTTAAGTCCATAgattttagggatttttttttcttaaggtagAGCTAGatttagttcatttttaaatagttggcTCTTTCAAATATTAAGTATTATAAGTAGTATGTAAATTTAGCAAAGATCATAGCTGACTTTTAGAAAACATGGTACTAGGCTagacttttaatattattaaatgataTGTCTGAAAATGCCTCCAACCCTCAATCTTGGAAATGTCACTGCAGCGTATAATTTCCTTATAAAATGCATTTCCAAAAAAGAAACATGAGATGCAAATGTTGGGGGCTCAGCTAAATTCACTCACTAGGAAAGTGACTCACCCCAAACACCAGAGGGCTGGTGCAGGTGGTTCAAATTATTTCTCAGCAAAATTGCAAGTTTTATCTCTGCTGCACCTTTAAGGTCATGAAATGGCACATGTTAATTTGGTGAGTTCCTAGAGACCTCTGTGTTTAGCTCCTCCTACCAGGTTCCTCTTTCTGCTCCTTTGGGTATTAAAGACAAAGGACTTATCTAAGACAAAAGAACCATGTATGTCCAGTGCACATGGTAGGTATTCAATTAATAtctattaaatgaattaataaattcatTAATGACTACACACATGCATGAATGAGTAAACAGTAGTTATTGTATGTAAGTAGAATTTTAACATGTAAAGAAGATATTCAAAGTGGGATAagaaaaagtttacatttttccTTCAATGAGAAAGTAGTATAAATATAGACACCAAATCCATCCAGCTCATATTTTTTGACCTTTCACTAACATTAGTGGATCAAGTAGTCACCTGCCACCTTTGACAATACTAGCCCGTTGTTGCAAACCCAGCAaccattccttttccttttcccttgttTGCTTCAAACTACAGAGGCTGAATAAGCCAGGTTCTCTCTTTTCTAGCCACCACTGTGGTTAGAGATGACCATGTGATCTACTTCTGGCCAATGAGCTTCCAGGAGAAATTAGCTACCTGGCTTCTGGGCAAggttaattgctcattgattttaaaaaatctactacCAAATTTAGTATTGAATAAAGGATGAACATCCTTATCACTTACAGCATCTTGCTTAAGCTTTCTGTTTCTTATAGCTGGGCAAATGTAATATCCTTACCTAATAATTCTACTTAATgaagcagattttatttttaagccccTACTAAGATCAAAGCCCTATTATCTTCTCACCTCTCACCAAATTTACCATCCATCACATATTCTCTTTCAACTATCTTTACCCCTTAAGGAGTTTTGGTCTTTCCCCTCCACTATTTTATATTCTGTGGATCTATAAGAAAACATCTGCTTGATTGATTCCATTCCAAAATAGAGGAAGAAGGCAATTTGAGTTTACCCATGCTTTGTGGGCATTGTCGAACGTGACAGTGTAAATTGGTTCCTTTGGGCTTACACTATTTGAATAATCTACACAATCCACATGTGCACCTCCATTTCTATATCTGTGTTTGTACCACTTCCAGTCAACACTTGATTGTCAGGATCCATGGGGAGTGCACAGTTCCACAGGCATTGCAAACATAACTTATATTTGTCTCAGAAACTCactggtaatttgtttatatagcAGATTTTCCTTATCATATTTTCCTCATGCTCATACAAAGATAAACTTGAACCTTCTAAATACTCATCTAGTAATGGCAGGGCAAAAGAAAACCCAAGCTGAGAAAGGCAACGACCTGGTAGGATTAAAAAAGACAGGAGGTTGGGAATAATGCCTGTGTGGATAGTAGGTAGTTGGCCATGCAGCCATGGCCTCGGACTCTATTGTTCTACTAGGGCTGccgtaacaaaataccacagactgagatGCGTAAGCAACAGAAATTcagtttctcacagttctggaggttggatatctaagatcaaggtgtcacCAGGGCTGGATTCTGGTGAGAGCCAccttctcattgtgtcctcacatggcctcgtgtgtgtgtgtgtgtgtgtgtgtgtgtgtgtgtgtgtgtgtgtgtgtgagagagagagagagagagagagagagagagagagcatgctcTGGTGTTTCTTCTTCTATCAGATCAGGATCTCACCTTTACGGCTTCACTTAACCTTAATTATCTCCCTAAAGGCACTATATCCAAATATAGTCCAATTGGAGGCTATGGTTTCAACATATGATTTGGGGAGCACATAGTTTAGTCCACACAGATCCTGAACTTGGAAATTCAACATGGAAGAttatgaaggaaataaagaaaaagaagaagaaacaagtcGCAGCTACAACTTAGAGATATGGCttatcattaaaatgtattttaatataatctTTAAAGTTGCAAGAATAATACAGTAACTCTGTATACCCTTTATCCAGAGTCATCAATTGTTCACATTTTGTTCcattttgtatatttgtatatatatactgctcacaaaaataggggctatttcaaaatgaatatgaaactctaaaataccccctaatttttatgagcagaatatatgtatataacataagGTAGACACATATATGAAATGTTTTCCAAACACTGAACACTTCAGTGCGTGGTTCTTTCTCATAGCCAGTACTGTGGGACAAAATTGGGACAGTTTACAGTAATATAGTACTATTACATAATCCACAGTTCAGAAACAGGTCTTGTCAATTGTCTCCaagatatcttttatatttttcctcatgTACTTGCCCAGATTATTTTCAAGCAAAGCTCAAGGTCCTCTCGTTTCCTGGTACCATTTTTTAATGTCCAACTGTGTCCTTTGATGAATGCCGGTACTCTGCTGGTGCCCTGGCTGGCTCTTCCCTGGCCTGCTCCTGGTCTTCCCCGCGGGGAGCATGGCACCACCACAGCTAAGCTGAGCGCCCACTGGGCTGGACGCTCCGTAACTCTCTTCAGTTCAACAACCTGTGATTCGCAGATCCGTACCACCCCTGCTGCAGTGGCCTCAGCTGAGCCCAGCATGGCGCAGTCTCAGATGAGGTGCCAGCTGACACGTGGGtagggagaaagctgccccctcTGGCAAAGcacagtcagagggaaaggaggggtaAGTGACAACCGGGAAAGATGGGTGTGTCCTCTGCTCCTGGTGAGCAGTTCCCTTGGCCCCTCCTCGTGCCCATCGGCATTTTTCATGCGTAGAAGAGGTAAGCTTCATTTCTAaagacataatttttttcattgctcaTATAAATAAAGTGCCCATTCTTTTAACAAGGACCCCTGTGCCTCATCAGATGACTTCTTAACAGCTGAAGCCAGGAGAGCTCTCCAGAAAGGGTCAGACCCCAGAATCCCGGCCCCATGTGCCCCCAACTCCCCTGGGGGGGGGTGCTCCTCCACTTCTGGGACACAAGAAAAAAACCGCAGCCCTAACCCTGCCTGGCCCCAGACCCCCACTTTGCAGAGCTCAGGGTCTCCAATTTGTTTGACCAGCATTAGAGCCCAGGACAGGCCCTCCATGTTCAACAGAGAAGACCCCCTGAAATAGCCCCCCGCAAGCTCCCAAGGGGCGAGATGACTTTTCTTCATCCAAACCTCAAAACCCAGGACAGAGACGGGAAGGCTCTACCTGCTCCCGCTGAGTCTTCCTGCAGCCAGGAATAGAACCAAAAGTTCAACTCCTCAAGGAGACCCTAGGCTCCCTCTGCCTCAAGACCGAAGCCAGTGACCAAAATCTATAGGGGACGATCTCTTCTTCCCTGAGGTCTGGACCTCCCAGGACCCAGGGAAGGATGTGTGGGCAGGCACAATTAATGAGCTCCCCAGAGCTCTGAGTCTCCAAAGCCACCCAGGATCAGGAAGAGATGTAGCTAGCTTCATAAACTGACAGGACGGGGACGTGTCCACAGCTCTGGTCCTCAGTGTCACCTTGTGCTATCCTAAATTGTGTACCCTGTCATCAAATCTGGATGTGTGGCTTCCTCAGAAATAGCTCTAAGGAGGAGAACCTGACAGACATAGGCTGGAGTGAAAGTGAGTGTCACCTGGCTGGACGAGAGGCGTCTGAGTCCCCACGGCAGGGGCAACAGGCTGGGGAGCACCATCTGCTAAGGTGGGTATTTGTCTATTGGACAGTGAGTGCCACCAGAGCTGATtcagaaagctgaggttgcctgttctcttctcctttttctcccccaAACCCATACCCAGCCCACCCTCCGCTGTGGCAGCCTTCGGCGTTTCCTGAGGTCCCACCACCTTCAGGGGTCCTGAGCCATGTCTGCCAGCTCCCTTCTGTTACGCGTTCATCCCCCAGCCTGTGGCGGGATGACTGCCAATGTGTACACTGTGCAGTCCCCCCTAATGTGTGCTTCCccttttcatagttttaattaatgttaaatgacaaactccagaagaaaaaaaaaaacaccagctcACAAGTTTGAAACAGAGCACCATTCTGAGGCACGTGATGGAATCTCACACCATCcgtctctgtctccctttgccCAGCGTCTCCACGCTGTACGTGCTCCCCCCAGATTAGTCACTTAGTGGTCATCCAGGTTTTCAGACTGACGGTCATGCTGCCAcaatgcttgtgttcaagtcacccttgtTTTACTTAACGACGGCCCCCAAGTGCAAGAGGAGTGATGCTGGGAATTCGGATGTGCCAGAGAGAGGCCGTAAAGTGCTtccttaagtgaaaaggtgaacgTTCTCAGCTTAGTAAAGAAAGCAGACAATCACATGTTGAGTTTGCTAAGATCTATGGTAAGAATGAATCTTCTATGCATGAAATTGCCTGatctataaattaaactttaccaTAGGTATGTGTAGATAGGAAAAAACATGATATTTTGGGTTCGGCAAACCACTCCATGGTTTCAGGAGTCCAGGGGGCCTCGGAACATATTTTCTGCAGAGAAGGGGGGGTGACTGTAGCAAGTACCTCTTTGCAGAGGTGTGCTAAGTACAGTGACACACATTGCCTTTCAGCTCACAGAAACTGAGGAGAATGAGACTCAAAGAGGTTTAGCAAACCCACCAGGTTTCCTGGCTTTTCCATGAACCTCACACCAAGTAAATGACTGAGCTCAATTCTCACTTGAGCCTGTTgtgcttccccttcccctctatGGACCCCACCTTCCTCATTCCTCAagccccagccctgggcctcctccGCAGATGACATGTTGGACTCATGTGAAGCCTTCCCAGATGACTCCAACAAGCTCCCGCTGCAGAGTGGGCACCAGCCAATTCGACTCTCCTACCATGAAGGCGAGGGGGTCTCTCAACAAAGTTTCAAGACCCAAAATGGCCAAAGTCATGTCTTTCTCTATTTTGAAAGTCGTTGTCTAACTACTTTGAGCAACTGTAATTGTTGAATTATATACTTCCAAACAACCACAATTGTTCAAATACTTTCAAATAACAGTAgttcaaatatatatttgctgTTCACTGGGTTTGAAGCTGAGCACAGCCTCTGTTTTCAGAAAGTATAAGgtgaaatggaagaaaacaatccAGTGGGGGGAAAGAAGACTTAGAAGCATTGACAAAGCCCCGTTAAGCAATTCTGAATACATCTGTGTGAGTAAAATTCAACtgccacaaagaaagaattcagctGGGTAAGGGAAGGCTGACTAGAAGGGCTACCACACAGAGACAATttcataaatgggtgttgaaaAAGTAAATGACTTTAATAACTGTCTATAAAATCGTTTTTAAGTCAGATGGAAGTCTTTCAACAAAAAGTAGGGACGGTCTTTTTAAACTGACTGACGATGGAGTATTAAAAGTAATTGTTGATGATACATCACTATGTGATTCTTGGCACTAACTAAAAAGGAGTTCAATGAATTAAATGGTGTTTCCATAACAAAACTCCTTATATTTTCATCTATTCATTTCTGTTAACAACATTTCTCAGAACTTCCTACTTTATGGACAAAATATTTTATGGCCGAGGTACTCATATGGATGCTTGTGAGCTGAACAGACCCTCCTAAATTTGTCTGTTACAATCAGGTGTAGAGTCTCCTTTTACTAGACAAATTCACAAGGATTTCTTTTGTGTTGCTGGGAACTACACTGGCACAAAGAGCCACACTCAGGCAGGAAGTTCAGAGGAGATGCATTTATTAACTCTCAGATTGTCAGGACCAGATGTGACCTTACACATCTTTCATACCAAACCTTGACTTTGCCAGTGATGAAGCAGAATCCCAGAGAGAAGAGAATTGTCCAAGGTAACAAAGCTAATTTCCAACAACAGAGACAGAACTAGAAAGCAGGTCTCCACTCTATCAGTTCGGTTCTCTTTCTGTCATTACCTGTACCTATTACAAGTGGTGCAAACAAGGCTATTCCATGTTCTTCTGCAAAATGACACTACATTTCCTCCTTGTCCTCTACACAAACTGTTTGACGTGGACGAACAGGTTGGTAAGGGTTTCCGAGAACTGGTTTTCAGGATGTAGCTTAGACCctcaagaaggaaggagatgaaggacagaagagagaaggaagtgtgGGGAGGAAGAGCATTTCTGGTCCTCCTATGGATAAATATCTTGGAGGACAGTTAAGCAAGCACTAAACCACCATTAACAAGGTGATGGTGTCCCAGGTAACAGTCAACTCAGTAGATCCTCAGGGGACAAAACGGTCATGATATAGAGGAGGGGATGCCCAGAGGATGTTTAAATATAAGACAGAGTGAATACCGATGCATGCTACGACGTGGATGAGCCTTGAAAACATTAAGTGAAAGAGttagacacaaaaggccacactgTAtgaattcttctatttttaacaattggttctattatctctctctctctctctctctctctcctttcctgtctagaTCTCTCAGTCTCAAAAGAGTTAACCAGTTACCCAGTTCATCTTGCTGGGATTCTCTAATTACCCAGACGTCCAGGAGCTTCTTTTTGGAGCCTTCCTGctcaaaagagacagagagatctagacaggaaaggagagagagaaggagaaagagagtgagaagcattaacCCATAGttactttcactttagttgtgcattgattgcttcttgtacgtgccttgaccaggtattgaacctcaggctcaagccaagccagtgaacccttgctcaagccagcaaccttggcttccATGCTAGCAAACTtctggggctcaagctgatggcccttgggatcatgtcaacaatcccttgctcaagccagtgaccccacactcaagctgatgagcctataCTCTACCTAGTGACCTACAGTTTCAAACCCACAATCTCAGTGTTCTGGagtgatgctctttccactgtgcaccaccagtcaggctgtataAATtcctttatatgaaatgtccacaataaacaaatctatagagacagaaagtggaataatggttgccagggactggggaaGTGGAGAATGGAGAATGACTACTAATGggtacagggttttttttttcaggtgatgaaaatgttctataattAAATAGTGTGTATGATATATACTAACTGATATATACTTGTGAATATACTAACAACCACTCAATTGtacttctaaaaatgttttttaaagattttatttattgatcttacagagaggggcgggggagggagaagtagcaactcatagttgcttcactttagttgttcactgattgcttcatgtatgtgctttgactgggcgagcccagggcttcaaactggcatcctcagcattccaagtcaatgctttatccactgtaccaccacaggtcaggctaaactgtacttttttaaatgatgaatgtTTTGGTGTGTAAATAAtaccttgggttttttttttaaagacagaatgaATTATCAAATAGAGTCATACACTTATTTATCAATATAGGCATAAAGTATTGGGGGGAAagccttacatttattttttttaactttttttttaacttttttttatttttaatttattcattttagaaaggagagagagaggagagagagactgagagagagacgggggaggagcaggaagcatcaactcccatatgtgccttgaccaggcaagcccagggtttcgaaccggcgacctcagcatttccaggtcgacgctttatccactgtgccaccacaggtcaggcgccttaCATTTATTGATCACCTACTGTGTCCCAGACattcaaatattttacattcattttttttttcatttaagccACACAGCAACCCTGAGAAGTACGcatgttttctccattttatagatgagaaaaccaaggctcacAGAAAGAGCTTATCCAAAGATACACAACGAGTTGGTGCCATagtcagaaattttttttagattttgtttcttgatatttggagagaggggggagagagatagggagggacatggagaaagggggggggggggacaagaacCATctactcacagtagttgcttcctgtacgtaccttgaccaggcaagcccagggatttgaactggtaacctcagcgttccaggttgatgcttgatccactgcgtcaCAGTCAGAATTAAGACTCGGGTCTGCCTGGCTTCACAGCCCTGTTCTACCCACTAGGACATTAGCTAACCATTAGCTTCTTGCATGGTCTTCTCCCTCATTCCAGCTTGCACAGTAGTGGGCATGCACATTGAGTAATACTGTTTAGGTGATTATTAATTGTCACCTCTGCAGATGACACCTGGAGAACTAGCCCTTGCCCGTGGCAATCACACCCCAGTTACCCAGTTCGTCTTGCTGGGATTCTCCAATTACCCAGACGTCCAGGAGCTTCTTTTTGGAGCCTTCCTGCTCATCTACGCCGTAACAGTGGCGGGCAACCTGGGAATGATGGCACTCATCCTCACAGACTCCCATCTCCATAGCCCCATGTACTTTTTCCTCAGTGTCCTCTATTTCCTTGATATTTGTTACTCTTCTGTGGTCACTCCTAAGCTGTTGGTCAACTTTCTGGCCTCTGATAAGTCCATCTCTTTCGAGGGCTGCGTGGTCCAGCTGGCCTTCTTTGTGGTGCACGTCACAGCTGAGAGCTTCCTGCTAGCCTCCATGGCTTATGACCGCTTCGTGGCCATCTGCCGACCCCTCGAGTACAGTTCTGTTATGACCAAGGGGACCTGTCTCCAGCTGGTGGCTGCTTCCTATGCATTCGGTGGAGCTAACTCTGCACTCCAGACTGGGAATGTCTTCGCTCTGCCTTTCTGCGGGCCCAACCAGGTGACACACTACTTCTGTGACATCCTACCCCTTCTCCGCCTGGCGTGTGCCAACACGGCCACAGCAAGAGTGGTCCTCTCTATCTCCTCTGCTCTGGTGACCCTTCTGCCCGCTGCAGTCATCCTCACCTCCTACAGCTTGGTCCTGGTGGCCATTGGGAGGATGCACTCGGCGGCTGGGAGGGAGAAGGTCCTCTCTACGTGTGCCTCCCACTTCCTGGCCATCAGCATTTTCTATGGCACTGTGGTTTTCACGTACGTTCAGCCTCATGGATTCACTAATGATACCAGTGACCAAGTAGTGTCTATCTTCTACACCATTATAATTCCCATGCTCAACCCCTTCATCTACAGCCTCCGAAATCAGGAGGTGAAGGACGCCCTGCAGAGGAAGCTCCAGGTCAACATCTTTCCCCGCTGAGCCCTGCGAGGCTGTTTGTTGGCATGAGAAAGGCAGAACAGCCTCCAAATCACAGTATGAGTTGACCTAACCaagacctggaggaggagggagacgtGGGGCAGAAACACTGCCGTCATACTCTGTACAGAGCACTGCAGCCTTTAAAGCGTCTTCGTGTCCGTTATCGTGACAGATCTTTGCCACGACGTTAGGAGGCAGCGCTGTTACGGCGATCTCGTTTTACAGGTGAAGGATGTATGACtcagtgaaaataaattaatgaccTGAAGGTTACCTGAAGTCGTACAGTTAGTGAGAGAATAAGGATTCCACCTCAGGACCTTCCACACCAAAACCAGGGAGATGTCACTTGCTATGCCGTGGCCACGAGTGAAGTCTTTTATTGGTAGCTCATCTTAATTTTCAAGAAACATCAGAGAAGAGCCAGCACAATCATTTCTGTTTTGCACTGAAGTGGCTTAGTTTTTAATTcctgttccaaaaaaaaaaaaaaaaaaagatgactgggATGTAACTGTCCTCGTTTCTCTATTGCTACCGTATTCTGCTGAGCTGTTTCATTTAATAAAACCTCGTGACCATGAGAGACCTTTTTTATATATCTCATATAGGAATTAATTAAATATGTCTCTCAATcctcaggggtgtgtgtgtgtgtgtgtgtgtgtgtgtgtgtgtgtgtgtgtgtgtgtgttatggcATTATATAAGAGACACTGTTCTTAGGAGACTGCTTCAAACAAATTTTGTATTTGGCATGaacatctttaaatatatatgaaataaagtgAGTACATGTGTTTTAGAGAATCACACAAATAAAGAAGCTGAACTTGACCCAATTCAGGGTTGAACACTGGCCTGAAAGCCATGCTCTTGAATTAATACAAAGTCCTCCCTCATCGGACCTGAGTCAGCTTCACTTTGAGAGTTTTAGATCATTCAAGGGTCTTTTTTTCAGATCTAAAgagaatttttctaaatatagaaAATCTTACTACAAAACAGGTTGATCACAGAATcatgtttgaaaacaaaaaaaagtagaaacaacctaaatgttcaaaGGTGAAAAATGATTAAATGGTTTATCCCCTAGAGAGATTATGATGTAACCACCAGAAATTATGCTGGTAAGAACTAcataacatggccctggccggttggctcagtggtagagcgttggcctggcatgcagaagtccgggttcgattcccggccagggcacataggagaagcgcccatctgcttctccacccctccccctctccttcctctctgtctctgtcttcccctcccgcagccgaggctccattggagcaaagatggcctgggtgctggggatggctccttggcctctgccccaggcgttagagtggctctggttgccacagagcaacgccctggaggggcagagcattgccccctggtgggcgtgccgggtggatcccggtcgggcgcatgtgggagtctgtctgactgtctctccccgtttccagcttcagaaaaatacagagagagagagagagagagagagagagagagagagaaaagaactacATAACATGGAAAACGGCTGGCAATGTAACA is drawn from Saccopteryx leptura isolate mSacLep1 chromosome 1, mSacLep1_pri_phased_curated, whole genome shotgun sequence and contains these coding sequences:
- the LOC136388613 gene encoding olfactory receptor 5B21-like — encoded protein: MTPGELALARGNHTPVTQFVLLGFSNYPDVQELLFGAFLLIYAVTVAGNLGMMALILTDSHLHSPMYFFLSVLYFLDICYSSVVTPKLLVNFLASDKSISFEGCVVQLAFFVVHVTAESFLLASMAYDRFVAICRPLEYSSVMTKGTCLQLVAASYAFGGANSALQTGNVFALPFCGPNQVTHYFCDILPLLRLACANTATARVVLSISSALVTLLPAAVILTSYSLVLVAIGRMHSAAGREKVLSTCASHFLAISIFYGTVVFTYVQPHGFTNDTSDQVVSIFYTIIIPMLNPFIYSLRNQEVKDALQRKLQVNIFPR